In Deltaproteobacteria bacterium, a genomic segment contains:
- a CDS encoding cupin domain-containing protein: protein MSRRIEKPWGHEVIWAETPRYLGKILTIRTGERLSLQLHREKDESIYVLRGRLRLTLENGAGELEICELGPGASARIAPGLRHRFEAVSECDLCEVSTPEIDDVVRIHDDYGRAPDSG from the coding sequence ATGTCGAGGCGGATCGAGAAACCGTGGGGCCACGAAGTGATCTGGGCCGAGACCCCACGTTACCTGGGCAAGATCCTGACCATCCGCACGGGCGAGCGCCTCTCGCTGCAGCTGCACCGGGAGAAGGACGAGTCGATCTACGTGCTCCGAGGCAGGCTCAGGCTCACGCTCGAGAACGGAGCCGGCGAGCTCGAGATCTGCGAGCTCGGTCCGGGTGCAAGCGCGCGAATCGCTCCCGGACTCCGGCACCGCTTCGAGGCGGTTTCCGAGTGCGATCTCTGTGAGGTCTCGACCCCCGAGATCGACGACGTGGTTCGAATCCACGACGACTACGGGCGCGCGCCGGACTCGGGCTGA